From Pseudoalteromonas sp. R3, one genomic window encodes:
- a CDS encoding FkbM family methyltransferase, whose translation MNLADNQFYIYGASHFGQALTAHLVSVGLRPRAILDKAPKAAQYSGVSCLTFPEHNLETHYPVIVTILGYSGVESSLHEAGFSEVIDTLSAFELFPTALKLLNECGVLWMQAPRSQQVDETQCQDLLHLLSDSKSRNVFGSIVNYRLNPSRAHYPLPEQYEMYFPEDIPQLYQYEELRVLDVGAFDGDTFAGFFQRYPEALKGYTALEASAKNIQQFQTRLDSMGITQPNLVNIHRLAVGLPAGQKLKVEENASATVVSVVEPHEQVVPDCLVESINLGDMMAKVQCNVLKMDIEGADYDALCQGADYIREHTPTLALSLYHKPEDLWRIPLLIESYAPGRYHYYVRQEGHWLLETQFYAVPKDMLKQQ comes from the coding sequence GTGAACTTAGCAGATAATCAATTTTATATTTATGGCGCAAGTCATTTTGGACAAGCGCTGACCGCTCATTTGGTTAGCGTAGGCCTCAGGCCCCGCGCAATTCTTGATAAGGCACCGAAAGCCGCTCAGTATTCTGGTGTATCATGCCTGACTTTTCCCGAGCATAACTTAGAGACTCATTACCCAGTCATAGTCACAATTCTCGGCTACTCAGGTGTTGAATCAAGCTTACATGAAGCTGGTTTCTCCGAGGTAATCGATACTCTGAGTGCTTTTGAGTTGTTCCCCACGGCACTGAAATTGCTGAACGAATGCGGCGTTTTATGGATGCAGGCTCCAAGGAGCCAACAGGTTGATGAAACCCAGTGTCAGGACTTATTGCACCTGCTGTCAGACAGCAAGTCGCGGAACGTTTTTGGGTCAATTGTCAATTACAGGCTGAACCCTAGTCGTGCGCATTACCCCTTGCCAGAGCAATACGAAATGTATTTTCCCGAGGATATACCGCAGCTGTACCAGTATGAGGAGTTACGAGTGTTAGACGTTGGCGCGTTCGATGGCGACACTTTTGCTGGTTTTTTTCAGCGATACCCTGAGGCTCTCAAGGGTTATACAGCGCTCGAGGCCAGTGCGAAAAACATTCAGCAGTTTCAAACTCGCTTAGATAGCATGGGTATTACTCAGCCTAATCTAGTGAATATACATCGTCTGGCGGTAGGTCTCCCTGCAGGGCAAAAACTTAAAGTTGAAGAAAATGCCTCAGCAACTGTGGTCTCTGTCGTTGAACCACATGAGCAGGTAGTTCCAGATTGTCTGGTGGAGAGTATAAACCTTGGGGACATGATGGCTAAGGTACAGTGCAACGTATTGAAAATGGACATCGAAGGGGCTGATTATGATGCCTTATGTCAGGGGGCCGATTATATTCGTGAGCACACCCCCACATTGGCTTTATCTTTGTATCACAAGCCAGAGGACTTGTGGCGTATTCCCTTGTTGATCGAGTCGTATGCGCCCGGTCGTTATCATTATTACGTAAGACAAGAAGGTCACTGGCTGCTGGAAACCCAGTTTTATGCCGTGCCTAAAGACATGCTTAAACAGCAATAA
- the pseI gene encoding pseudaminic acid synthase, translated as MTFQSGFNIAGQSVGHDQPCYIIAEMSANHGQSLSKAKELVYAAKEAGADAIKLQTYTADTLTMDCRLPHFEATGPWQGQYLYDLYKGAYMPWDFHAELFELAEKIGITCFSSPFDKTAVDLLAQLNAPAYKIASPELIDHQLIRDVAATNKPVIMSTGGATLVEIAEAVKVAEDAGIRELCLMKCTSTYPAPADSINLRTIPHMREAFGCPVGLSDHTLGNDVPLASVAVGACMIEKHFVMSKEDNTADSFFSMTPDDLAALVHGVRQIELAMGRVHYPSEASKARRCVYIVKDIKAGERITPEHVAQMRPGGGEIMPKSLPDVIGRTVNKALTRGMQLSWGTCYECTTRRCPGSAERVF; from the coding sequence ATGACGTTTCAATCAGGTTTCAACATTGCAGGACAAAGTGTCGGCCATGACCAACCTTGCTACATCATTGCAGAGATGTCTGCAAATCATGGCCAGTCATTAAGTAAAGCCAAAGAGCTGGTTTATGCAGCGAAAGAAGCCGGTGCTGATGCAATTAAGTTGCAAACTTACACCGCAGATACGCTAACTATGGACTGTAGACTGCCGCACTTTGAGGCAACCGGCCCGTGGCAGGGGCAGTATTTATATGATCTCTACAAAGGGGCCTATATGCCCTGGGATTTTCATGCTGAGCTGTTTGAGTTGGCTGAAAAAATTGGCATCACCTGCTTTTCTTCACCCTTTGATAAAACCGCAGTCGATCTGTTGGCTCAATTAAATGCGCCGGCCTATAAAATTGCCTCTCCGGAACTGATTGACCATCAACTTATCCGTGATGTGGCGGCCACCAATAAGCCGGTGATCATGTCAACGGGCGGCGCCACCCTGGTAGAGATTGCCGAGGCGGTGAAGGTAGCCGAAGACGCGGGTATTAGAGAGTTATGCCTGATGAAGTGTACCAGCACCTATCCTGCTCCGGCCGACAGCATAAACCTGCGCACTATCCCGCATATGCGAGAGGCATTTGGTTGTCCAGTGGGCTTGTCTGACCATACCTTAGGAAATGATGTACCGCTGGCTTCAGTGGCGGTCGGTGCCTGTATGATTGAAAAGCATTTTGTGATGAGCAAAGAGGATAACACCGCAGACAGTTTCTTCTCAATGACACCGGATGACCTGGCTGCGTTAGTGCATGGCGTTCGGCAAATTGAACTGGCAATGGGGCGGGTTCATTACCCCAGCGAGGCGTCTAAAGCACGCCGCTGTGTGTATATCGTCAAAGACATCAAAGCGGGGGAGCGGATCACGCCAGAACATGTTGCACAGATGCGACCTGGTGGCGGAGAAATTATGCCCAAATCCTTACCGGATGTTATTGGCCGCACAGTCAACAAGGCGCTGACGCGTGGCATGCAACTAAGCTGGGGGACTTGCTATGAGTGTACAACGCGACGCTGTCCTGGCTCTGCTGAAAGAGTTTTTTGA
- a CDS encoding glycosyltransferase family protein — protein MKDLQIIIQARMTSTRLPGKVMLPLCDSTVLQVMLERLGDLTNNVIIATTDDGSEQPIVTLCQRLGVKYFKGSTEDVLSRYYLAARQFGAQDNTAIVRLTSDCPLIDSQLVRQAITYYQTHDVDMVSLGPHSGFPRGLDTCVFAFRLLAQTHQFARSAPDREHVTLGMAKFNTMTSHTISAGDDYSHYRLTLDEPDDYTAIQAIYQQFNNIIDFDYSELLETLKNHPHLADINKHVEQKTV, from the coding sequence TTGAAGGACTTGCAAATAATAATTCAGGCCAGAATGACATCAACCCGGCTGCCTGGGAAAGTTATGCTACCCCTTTGTGATAGCACAGTACTACAAGTGATGTTGGAGCGCCTTGGTGATTTAACCAATAACGTAATCATTGCAACTACAGATGATGGCAGTGAACAGCCAATAGTCACGCTGTGTCAACGCCTTGGTGTAAAGTACTTTAAAGGCAGTACAGAGGATGTGCTTAGCCGCTACTACCTGGCCGCCCGTCAGTTTGGTGCCCAAGACAATACCGCTATCGTGCGTCTGACCAGTGATTGCCCCCTCATTGATTCCCAACTGGTTCGCCAGGCCATCACTTATTACCAAACTCATGATGTTGATATGGTTAGCCTGGGACCTCACAGCGGTTTTCCTCGCGGTCTGGACACCTGTGTGTTTGCCTTTCGTTTGCTCGCGCAAACGCACCAATTTGCCCGCAGCGCCCCAGACAGAGAACACGTCACTTTAGGGATGGCTAAATTCAATACCATGACCAGCCACACCATTAGCGCTGGTGACGATTACAGCCACTACCGCCTGACACTGGATGAACCCGATGACTACACAGCAATCCAGGCAATTTATCAGCAATTTAATAATATCATTGACTTTGATTACAGCGAATTATTAGAAACATTAAAGAATCACCCCCACCTTGCCGATATAAATAAGCACGTTGAACAAAAAACTGTCTAG